CACCCACGTTGCGGAAGAAGTGCGGCCGCCCCGGCGGCAGCCAGAAGCAGTTGGAGCCGTCCATGGCGTACTGCCACTCGTACTCGCCGCCCGGCAGGCCCACGTGCACGATGGCGAAGCCGCCGGAGATCGCGTAGACGACTTCCCGGTCGTCATGGGTCCACGAGGGCGACTGCTCGCCGGCCGCGACGGTGAATTTCCGGCAGGCCAGCCGTTGCAGGCCGTCGGCGCCGTGGGGCACCAGGTAGTCGCCGGTGTCCGGCAGCGCTTGCGCGGCCGGCGCGGGATGCGACAGGTCGGCGCTGATGAGGATGTGCTCGAGCACGTCCTCGCCCGTGTTCACCACGTGGTGCGCGATCCCGCCCGGGATGGTCACGGCGGAGCCGGGACCGACCTCGACGTACTCGGCGCCGCGCAGCACCTTGCCGCGGCCGCGCCGGAAATAGATCACCTCCTCGGAATCACCCTCCGCATGGACCGGCGACTTGCCCCCGGCGAAGTACGTGGACTGCTCCACGGCCAGCACGCTGCTGGCCAGCAGGTCCGCGCGGCGGAACACGGTGCGCACCAGGCGGTGGTTCTCGTTCATCGTCGGCTGGGTGGGCAGGGTGGCCAGCCTCATTCGGGTTCCCATCGGTTCTCCTGTGATTTGCTAGAAAACGTTTTCACGAACTATGACCGTAGAACCCCTTCGTGTCAACACCCTCGGCCAAGAAGTCGAGTTCCGGTCAAGAGCCGATCCCTCCAGGAGAAACCGGGGAAGGCGGTGCAGGCGAGCGTTCCCTGGGTGGGGCGCAACCGGCTTCGCCACACCGCCCGGAAATCTGGAAACGTTTTCGCAGCAAGCCGACGGGAGCCAAGCTGGAAGGAAGCGGTGCGCGGGCGCTGCCGGGGCGCGGCCCGGTCCTCAGGCGAACTGCGTCTCGCGCGCCCGCGCCGGCGGCGCCGGCGCGAACCAGCCCAGCTCGCCGTGCAGCCGCACGACGTCGCCGACCACGATCAGCGCCGGCGCCGCCACGCGGTGCTGCGCCGCCAGTGCCGGCAGACCGCCGAGCGCGCCCTCGATCACGCGCTGGCGCGGCGCGGTGGCCTGCTCCACCAGCGCCGCCGGCGTCGCCGGCGGCAGGCCGTGGGCCATCAGCTCGCGGCAGATCGTGTCCAGCCGCGCCAGCCCCATGTAGATCACCGCGGTCTGGTTCGGGCGCGCCAGAGCGGCCCAGTCCGGCTCCTCGCCGCCGTCACGGC
The sequence above is a segment of the Ramlibacter tataouinensis genome. Coding sequences within it:
- a CDS encoding cupin domain-containing protein, yielding MGTRMRLATLPTQPTMNENHRLVRTVFRRADLLASSVLAVEQSTYFAGGKSPVHAEGDSEEVIYFRRGRGKVLRGAEYVEVGPGSAVTIPGGIAHHVVNTGEDVLEHILISADLSHPAPAAQALPDTGDYLVPHGADGLQRLACRKFTVAAGEQSPSWTHDDREVVYAISGGFAIVHVGLPGGEYEWQYAMDGSNCFWLPPGRPHFFRNVGDSPLTVVGLLCLSDAPPL